A window of Fibrobacter sp. UWH6 contains these coding sequences:
- the tnpA gene encoding IS200/IS605 family transposase: protein MNDRNKSTAHTTWNCKYHIVFAPKYRRKILYNQKRELVGRILRKLCEWKDVEIIEAEVCPDHVHMLVAIPPKLSVASFMGYLKGKSSLELLDIIPELKNRYRNRVFWCRGYYVDTAGKNADRIKAYIQQQLEDDKLGKQQSMFGG from the coding sequence ATGAATGATAGAAATAAATCGACTGCTCATACCACATGGAATTGCAAGTACCATATTGTGTTCGCGCCTAAGTACAGAAGGAAGATTCTCTACAATCAGAAAAGAGAACTTGTGGGAAGAATTCTTAGAAAATTATGCGAATGGAAAGATGTGGAGATAATTGAGGCCGAAGTCTGTCCGGACCACGTCCACATGCTGGTTGCCATACCGCCGAAACTCTCTGTTGCGAGTTTTATGGGATATTTGAAAGGAAAGAGCAGTCTTGAATTGCTTGACATCATCCCGGAACTGAAGAATAGGTACCGAAACAGGGTCTTTTGGTGCCGTGGTTACTACGTTGATACGGCTGGTAAAAACGCAGATCGTATCAAGGCGTATATTCAGCAACAGTTGGAGGACGACAAACTGGGCAAACAACAGTCAATGTTTGGCGGTTAG
- a CDS encoding SIMPL domain-containing protein — protein sequence MSQKFSYLVIVALAVLCFILVNQKSAADNTVPVAVPGNAPVNTQMVTPSIEVNATEFKKFQANQFVVYASIQMANRDKSVLSQQMGERRNKIFAIAKELEIPESDVQQNSVELRKEWSYREGVRKFVQYNGTQNFSITVDDKQNAANLVEALSIEFDIDVGRTIATLKNTDSLQKSIVDAAGKKAMEKAAMYAGSVGAKLGKIINIGTGYSDGVVMHDAGDVMLLSNGPMMKGARLNRSADMNAIADSVTLSAEIRLVVEIKQ from the coding sequence ATGTCTCAAAAATTTTCATATCTGGTTATTGTGGCCTTGGCTGTCCTGTGTTTCATTCTTGTGAACCAGAAGAGTGCTGCCGATAATACAGTCCCTGTTGCGGTGCCGGGAAATGCTCCTGTCAACACTCAGATGGTAACGCCGTCCATCGAAGTGAATGCCACGGAATTCAAGAAATTCCAGGCGAATCAGTTTGTGGTTTACGCCTCCATTCAGATGGCCAACAGAGACAAGAGCGTTCTTTCTCAGCAGATGGGGGAACGTCGCAATAAGATTTTTGCCATTGCGAAAGAACTGGAAATTCCCGAGAGTGACGTTCAGCAGAACAGCGTTGAACTCCGTAAGGAATGGTCCTATCGCGAAGGCGTTCGCAAGTTTGTTCAATATAACGGCACTCAGAATTTTTCCATTACCGTAGACGATAAGCAGAACGCTGCTAACCTGGTGGAAGCCTTGTCTATCGAGTTTGATATTGATGTGGGCCGTACCATCGCCACGCTGAAGAATACGGATTCTCTGCAGAAGTCCATCGTCGATGCCGCCGGCAAGAAGGCCATGGAAAAGGCTGCTATGTATGCAGGCAGCGTTGGTGCCAAGCTGGGCAAGATCATCAATATCGGTACCGGCTATAGTGACGGTGTGGTTATGCATGATGCCGGCGATGTGATGCTTTTGTCTAACGGTCCCATGATGAAGGGCGCCCGCTTAAACCGTTCCGCCGACATGAACGCCATTGCTGATTCCGTAACGCTTTCCGCAGAAATCAGGTTGGTGGTAGAAATCAAGCAGTAG